The DNA segment TGAAGCCGCGCTCTTCCAGCGCCATGATCAGGCGATGAATGCCGGACTTGGACTTGAGATGCAGCGCCTCCTTCATTTCATCGAACGACGGCGGCACGCCGGTCGCTTCGATACGCTCATTGATGTAGAGGAGGAGTTGCTTTTGCTTCGGTGTCAGCATGGGCGGCCCGGTTGTGGCGAAGGACTGTACAAACCAAGAACACCATTAAGCGTTCTCATTAAGTTCCGCAAGGAAAAAGGGCACTTTTGGATCAGCCCTGCACAGGAGGAATCTCTAGCGACAGGAGATTTCCCAATGGCTAATTTATTCCCGGTCCCGCCGCCGTTCGACTTGTCGGACCGGTTTCCCCTTCCGGCCTGCCCGATTTCAGGCCGCATTTCTGCGTTGTTCAAACGCACTCGCCCCCACAGTCATCATATTGTGACGCACAAGAGAATCCAGCTTGCGAAGTCAGTAAGCAGAGAGTATCCGTGACAAGCGCAATTAGGTATATTTTTTATGACGATTACCAACGATCCGATCAACGATTCTGATCTTCAGGCGCCTTCGGTGAAGCTTCGGGCGAACGTGGCGCCGCGCATTAATCTGGCCTTTCAGGTCAATTCAATTCCGGCCATCGGCGAAATCGAGATCGCCAACGGAACAGAGCGCGACTTCTCGGATGTCCTGATTTCCATTTCGTCGGAACCTCCTTTTCTCAAGCCGACGACCTTCCGGCTGGATCGTCTCAACGCGGGAGGCGTCCGCTCGATCAGCCCGGTCGAGGCCGATCTCGACCCCGCTTTCCTCAACCGGCTGACCGAAGCCGCGGACGGCGAAATCCACATCTCGGCGACAGCGGGCGAGGAATCGCTGGCGACCGCGACGATCCCGTGCCGGGCGCTCGCGCCGAACGAATGGACCGGGCTTTCCACGCCGCCGGAACTCGTGGCCGCTTTCGTCCGCCCGAACGACCCGGCCGTCGAGGTGATTTTGCGCAACGCCGCCGAGAAACTTCGTCTGCATGGCAGGAACTCGGCGCTCGACGGCTATTCGGGCAACCGGAAAGGACGTTCGTGGGAGGTCGCCGAGGCGATCTGGGCTGCGCTCGTCGACGCGAAGATCGTTTACGCGTTCCCGCCCGCGAGTTTCGAGCAGGACGGGCAGAAGATCCGCCTGCCCGGCGCGATCCTTGAACGCAAGCTCGGGACATGTCTCGATCTCACGCTGCTTTACGCGGCCTGCCTGGAACAGGCCGGGCTCAATCCGCTCGTAGGCTTTTCGACGGGCCACGCCTATTGCGGTCTCTGGCTCACCCAGGAGGCTTTTTCCTCCTGTGTCGTCGACGAAGCCGAGACCGTTCGCAAACGCCTGCAACTGCAGGAAATGATCCTGATCGAGACAACGCTTCTCACGAACCATCCACCGCTGAAATTCCGGGCCGCGGTCGACAAGGCCGCGAGCTACGCGAACGAGGACGAACCGCGCCGCTTCGAACTGGTCGTCGACATCGCGCAGGCGCGCCAACGCCGAATCCGCCCGCTCGGCGTCGAGCATGACGGTGCGCAGGATGCTCTGCCCGTGACAGCGGAGGCCGGCGGATCGGTTGGGCTCGACGAACCGCCAACCTTCGTGGAGGAAGCCGTCAGGGCCGCCGAGCCGGAACAGCCGCTCGATCGGGTGGAACAATGGAAGCGGAAGCTGCTCGACCTCTCGCTTCGCAACAGGCTCCTGAATTTCAAGAGCGGGAAAAGCGCCGTCGATCTCTCCTGCCCTGACGCGGGCGCGCTGGAAGACCGGCTCGCGAGCGGCAAGGAGATAAAAATCCTCGCCAGAGCCGACGTCATGAGCGGCGACGATCCGCGCGACGCCGAAGTTTACCAGTTGAGGGCTGGCGAAGACGCAGCGAGACAGCACGCGCTCGAAGCGCTCGGGCGGGGCGACGTGCTCACCGCGCTTTCCGACGACGACCTTCAGGACCGGCTGACCGAAATCCATCATGCCGCGCGAAGCTCGCTCGAAGAAAGCGGCGCGAACAGCCTGCATCTTGCCATGGGCTTTCTGTCGTGGTCGCCTGCGGGGAAGGACCAGCGTTGTCGCGCGCCGCTGCTTCTCGTGCCGGTCCGGCTGGAGCGCCGCACCATTCGCTCGGGCTTCCGGCTCGTGCGCCATGACGACGACGCCCGCATCAATCCGACGTTGTTGCAAATGCTTCGGCAGGATTTCGGCCTCGAAATGCCGGAGTTTGAGCGCGATCTGCCGCAGGATGCGTCGGGCCTCGACGTGGCGCAGATCTGGCGCATCGCGCGGCTGCACATCAAGGACATGAAGGGGTTCGAGTTGACCGAGGAGGTCACGCTTTCGAACTTCTCTTTCGCCAAATATTTGATGTGGAAGGATCTTGTCGACCGCGCGGAGCTTCTGAAACGGAACCCCGTGGTTCGCCATCTCATCGATACGCCGAAAGACACCTATGGCGATCCCCGAGACATGCCGGAGGAACGCGCGCTCGACCGCGAGATCCACCCGAAAGACCTGTTCATGCCGCTGCTGGCGGACTCGTCGCAGACAGCCGCTGTCGTCGCCGCGTCGCGCGAGAAGGATTTCGTGCTGTTCGGCCCGCCCGGCACGGGCAAGAGCCAGACGATTGCGAACATGATCGCGCAGCTTCTCGGCGACGGGCGGTCCGTGCTGTTCGTTTCGCAGAAGACGACGGCGCTTGAGGTCGTTCGCAAGCGACTGAACGACATCGGCCTCGGCTCCTTCTGCCTCGAAGTGCATTCGGCCAAGGCGCAAAAAACCGCCGTCCTCGCTCAGCTCAAGACAGCGTGGGAATCGCGCTCCGCCGATGCCGCGCGCGAATGGGATGCTGCGACGGAGGATTTGAAAGCGCTTCGCGACCGGCTCAACGAGGTCGTCGTCGCGCTGCATCGCCGCCATGGCAACGGCCTGTCGGTGCACCGGGCTCTGGGCCGCGTCATAGCGCAACGGGACTTCGCACCGAAGGTCAAGCTCCCGTTCCCCTCCCCCGATCAGCACGACGAAGCGGAGATGCGCGCCTTGCGCGATCTCTGCCGCAGCCTGCGAACCGCCGTGCAGGCGCTTGGCACGACGCCCGCGGCGCACCCGCTGAAGGAGATCGGCCATGCCGACTGGTCCCCGGTGTGGCGTGGCGAACTGGAAACGGCGTGCGCCGCGTTCCGCAAGGCCGTGGCCGATCTGTCAAACGCGGGCGCGGTGCTCGCGAAGCATTTCGGGACGCACGAAACGGGAGACCCGCATCGCCTCTATGCGATGATCGTCTTTGCCGCGCTCGCCTTCAAACCGGAGGCACGCGACGCCGCCACGCTTGCCGGCAAGGATATGCGCGCGCTCAAACCGGCCTTCGAGGCATGGCGCAGGGACCGTGCCGCCTTCGATGCCGCGCAAGCGCGGCTCGCCAATCGTTACCGCGACGCCGTGTTCAGCCTCGACTTCGGGCGTCTGATGCAGGACTGGCGCGATGCAATCGCGGCCTCCTTCCTGACGCGGAGCGGCCGCAAGAAGCGCGTGTGGGAGGCGCTCGCACCGTTCACCGACGGCGCGCCCCCCGAGGATCTCGGCGCCGAGATCGTCGGGCTGATGGAGGTGAAGGAGGGGCGCGCCAAGGCGATGCGCCATGACGCGACGCTCGGAGCGCTTGGCCCCATCTGGCAGGGGCTCGAAACCGACCCGGCGCGCGTCGAAGCAGCCTTCGCATGGCTCGGCCAAATCTCCGAAGCAGCCGCTTCGCTTGCCACCCCGCAGCGTGACAAGGCGGGGTGGCTCGCCCTTCTCGCCGCGCTGATCCTCGATCGGCCGGACTTCATGCGCGAGGGCGGCCGCTTCGCGACGGACGCGGGGAAGACGCTGACCGCGTACAAGACGTTTCAGGCGGCGCGCAAGGAACTTGTCCGCCTCGCGCATCTCTCTGACGACTATTTCGGTCTGCCGCGCTCCGGCCATTGGCTGCGAGACGCCGCGAGCCTCGCCGAAATCTGGGCAGCGAACGCGCCGAAAAGCCAGCGCTGGTGCGACTGGCTTCGCCATGCCGCCGCCGCGCGCGCTCGCGGCCTTGCGCCGCTGACAGACGCGCTGACAGCCGGCGAGATCGAAGCGTCGGATATCGAAACGGCCTTCGAGGTCGCCTATGCACGCTGGTGGGTCGAACAGACCGTGCATCGCGACGCGCTCCTTCGCGGCTTCGTCTCGGACCAGCATGAGGACGCGATCGCGCGCTTCATCGAACTCGACCATAAGGTTTCGCAGCTTGCACGCCATGTGGTCGCCGCGCGCCTGTCGGGAGCGGTGCCCGCCCGCAACGCCTTCGGACAAGACCCCGAATTCGGCGTCCTTTCGCGGGAGATCGAAAAGCGGGCGCGGCACATGCCGCTTCGCAGCCTGTTCTCGAAGCTGCCGAACGCGCTGACGGCACTTACGCCTTGCGTGATGATGAGCCCGCTTTCCGTCGCGCAATTCCTGCCCGCCGACTCGCAGCCCTTCGATGTCGTGATCTTCGACGAGGCGTCGCAGATCCCGGTGTGGGACGCCATCGGTGCCATCGCGCGCGGCAGGCAGGTGGTCGTCGCGGGCGACCCGAAGCAGCTTCCGCCGACTTCCTTCTTCGACCGCGCGGGCAATGCCACGGAGGATGCGAGCGAGGTCGAAGACCTCGAAAGCATTCTCGACGAGTGTCTTGCCGCGAACATTCCGAGCAAGCGGCTGGCCTGGCATTATCGCAGCCGCCACGAAAGCCTGATCGCGTTCTCGAACCAAAACTATTACGACGGCGCTCTCGTCACCTTCCCGTCTCCCGTGACCGAGGATCGCGCCGTCCGTTTCGAGCATGTGCCGGACGGAATCTACGAACGCGGTTCGGGGCGCGTCAACAGAGAGGAAGCACGCGCCGTCGTGGCAGACGTAGTGCGGCGTCTTTCCGATCCGGCCTTTGCCGCCGGCGGAAGTTCGCTCGGCATCGTGACGTTCAATGGCGAGCAGCAACGGCTGATCGAAAACCTGCTCGACAAGGAGCGCCGCGAGAAGCCGGAACTCGAACGCTTTTTCAGCGAAAACGAATGGCACGAACCCGTGTTCGTGAAGAACCTCGAAAACGTGCAGGGCGACGAGCGCGACGTCATCCTGTTTTCCATCGCCTACGGCCCCGATCAGGCGGGCAAGGTTTCGGTGCAGATCAGCACACTCAACAAGGAAGGCGGCACGCGGCGGCTCAACGTGGCGATAACGCGCGCGCGCTCCGAACTCGTGGTGTTCGCGACGCTCCGGCCGGACCAGATCGACCTGTCGCGCACGAAGGCGACAGGCATCCGCGATTTCAAGCACTTTCTCGAATACGCGGAACGCGGACCGCGCGCGCTTGCCGCTGCCTCGGAGGCTCTTGGCGAGACGGAGTCGCCGTTCGAGGACGCCGTGAAGAAGGCGCTCGAAGCGAAGGGCTGGCAGGTGCATCCGCAGGTCGGCGTCTCGGGCTTCCGCATCGACCTCGGCGTCGTGCATCCCGATGCGCCGGGCCGCTATCTCGCGGGCGTGGAGTGCGATGGCGCGACCTACCATCGCTCTGCGACCGCGCGCGACCGCGACCGGCTCCGCGAGGGCGTGCTTCGCAATCTGGGCTGGCGGATCGTGCGCGTCTGGTCGACCGACTGGTGGGTCGACCCCGACAGCGCGTTCACAAATCTGCACGCGCGACTTTCCGAGCACCTCGAAGCGGACCGGCTGGCCGAGGAGGCCAAGTCGCAGGACGCACCTGCCCCCGTCGATGCGGCCCCCGCACCCGTCGAGGCGGTGCTCGCGCTCATCTCCGAAACGTCGGACGAAGGCGCCCCTTCCCTGCCCGCGCAGGCCGCCTCAGCCGATGAACCCGATTTGGTCGGAGCAAAGGAAGACGCGCCGCCGCAATCCGCGCTTTATGCGGCGCGCGCAGAGGGCGACCAATTGGCGTTCCCCATTGCCGACGGGGGCGGATATCGCGCCGCCGACCTTGCCGCAGCCGGTTTCGCGCCTGATCGCGACGGCTTCTACGAAACGTGGTATCGGCCGACACTTCGGAAAATGGTCGCTCACGTCATAGAGGCCGAAGGCCCCGTTTTCGACGATGTCCTCGTTCGCCGCATCGCGCGCGCCCACGGCTTCGACCGCGCCGCCGGTCGCATCCGCGAAACGGTGCTCGATGTGGTCGAGCGGCGCTTTCCCCGCTCCACGGAAGAGGGGCGCAAGATCTATTGGCCCGAAAATGCCGACAAGACGCAGCTGCCGCGTTTCCGCGCCGGCAGCACCGAGCTGCGCGATCACACGGACATTCCGCTGGCAGAACTTGCAGCCCTCGCGGACCGGTTTCTGGCGGACGGCGCGAAGCCCGAGGAAGCGGCCTTCATGATGGCAAGACACCTTGGAATCGGGCGTCTGCGCGAAGCCGCGCGCGAGCGTTTTCTGGCTGCGGCCCAACACGCCGCGCGCTTCCAGGGCGAACTTTCGGATTGAGGCAAGCGCGGCCTTTCATGGAAGCGGCGCGGCTTATTTCACGCTGGCGCCGCGCCTCCCGCGTGGCATAAGGGGAGCAAATCGCGCGATAGCGCATCCGAAAACTCTCGCAGCATCCCCGGTGGTCATGATCCGTCTCGAAAACATCAGCAAGCAGCATGGCAATCATCTGCTTTTCATCGAGGCGTCCGCCTCTCTCCTGAAAGGCGAGAAGGCTGGCCTTGTGGGCCCCAACGGTGCGGGCAAGTCATCGCTTTTTCGCATGATCACCGGGCAGGACGAGCCCGACGAAGGTCAGGTGGCGATCGATCGCGGCACCACCATCGGCTATTTCAATCAGGATGTCGGCGAAATGTCGGGCCATAGCGCCGTGACCGAGGTGATGAACGGAGCAGGCCCCGTCAGCGCGGTTGCGGAGGAGCTGAAGGAGCTTGAGGCCGCGATGGCCGACCCCGACCGCGCCGACGAGATGGACGCGATCATCGAGCGTTACGGCGAAGTCCTGCACACTTTCGAGGAACTCGACGGCTACGCTCTCGAAGCGCGCGCGAGAGAAGTGCTCGCCGGGCTCTCCTTCACCCAGGAGATGATGGACGGCGATGTCGGCAAGCTCTCCGGCGGGTGGAAAATGCGCGTCGCTCTCGCGCGCATTCTCCTGATGCGGCCCGACGCGATGCTTCTCGACGAGCCGAGCAACCATCTCGACCTCGAAAGTCTGATCTGGCTCGAACAGTTCCTCAAGAACTATGACGGCGCGCTCCTGATGACTTCGCACGACCGCGAGTTCATGAACCGCATCGTCAACAAGATCGTCGAAATCGACGGCGGCTCGCTTACCAGCTACTCCGGCGATTACGAATTCTACGCGCAGCAGCGCGAACTGGCCGAGAAGCAGCAGCAGGCGCAATTCGAACGCCAGCAGGCGATGCTCGCCAAGGAAATCAAGTTCATCGAGCGGTTCAAGGCGCGCGCCAGCCACGCCTCGCAGGTGCAGAGCCGCGTCAAGAAGCTCGAAAAGATCGACCGGGTGGAGCCGCCGCGGCGACAGCAGAGCGTGCAGTTCGATTTCCCGCCCGCGCCGCGCTCCGGCAACGATGTCGTGGCGCTCAAGGACATCCACAAGCGCTACGGCAGCAAGGTCATCTACGAGGGGTTCGATTTCGCGATCCGGCGCAAGGAACGCTGGTGCGTGATGGGCGTCAACGGCGCCGGCAAGTCGACGCTGCTCAAGCTCGTGGCAGGCGCGAGCGAGCCCGACAAGGGCACCGTGACCATCGGGGCGAGCGTGAAGATGGGTTACTTCGCTCAGCATGCGATGGAAACGCTCGATGGCGACGCGACCATCTTCCAGTCGCTCGAACATGCCTTCCCGCAGGCCGGACAAGGTACGCTGCGCACGCTCGCCGGCTGTTTCGGCTTTTCCGGCGACGACGTCGAAAAGAAATGCCGCGTGTTGTCGGGCGGCGAGAAGGCGCGGCTCGCAATGGCGATCATGCTGTTCGATCCGCCGAATTTCCTGGTGCTCGACGAACCGACAAACCATCTCGACATGGCGACGAAGGAGATGCTCATCAAGGCGCTCGCGCAATATGAGGGCACGATGCTTTTCGTCTCGCACGACCGGCATTTTCTCGCTGGCCTGTCCAATCGCGTGCTCGAACTGACGCCGGAAGGCGTGCACAGCTATGGTGGCGGCTACACCGAATATGTCGCGCGCACGGGCCATGAGGCGCCGGGCTTGCGCAGCTGACGCTGCCCTTTATGCGCGCCCCGGCAGCGCCGCCGGGCGCCCCCGGTTTCACGTTTGCTCGACACAATCGCGAGCTGTTTCAAGGCGATGCCGACCCGTTCCGGTGGGCATCGCCTTCTCGCAAGAAAGCGCGACGGGGCACAAACCGGCTGAAGCGCCGCCGGTGTTACGCCCGCGACGCCGCGAAAGCCTGTTCCAGATCCCAGATGAGGTCGTCCACGTCCTCGGTGCCGACGGACAGGCGGATCTGGTTCGGTTTCACGCCGGCGAGCAGTTGCTCTTCCTCGGTCAACTGCCCGTGCGTGACTGTTCCCGGGTGAACGATCAGCGATTTCGAGTCGCCCACATTGGCGAGGAACGAGAAGATCTTTACCGCCTCGATCAGTTTCTTCGCGCGCTCGAAGCCGCCCTTCACGCCGAATGTCAGAATGGATCCCGGCCCTTTCGGCAGGTATTTCCGCGCAAGCTCGTAGTGCGAGCTGCTCCTGAGGCCCGGATAATTCACCCACTCCACTTCCTCGTTGGCCTCCAGCCATTCCGCGATGGCCTGCGCGTTGCCGATCTGGCGCTCCAGCCGGAAGGACAGCGTTTCAAGCCCTTGCAGGAACAGGAACGCGTTGAACGGGCTGAGGCTCGCACCGAGGTCGCGCAGATAATGCAACCGCGCCTTGATGATGTAGGCGATGTTGCCGACGCCCGGATAATTGCCCCATTTGTCCCAATGGACGAAGCCGCTATAGGCCGGGTCCGGCGTCGTGAAGTCGGGAAACTTGCCGTTCGCCCAGTTGAAATTGCCGCCGTCCACGATGAGGCCGCCGATGCTGGTGCCGTGGCCGCCGATGAATTTCGTCGCCGAATGCACCGAGATATTCGCGCCGTGATCGAACGGGCGGAACAGATATGGCGTCGCGAAGGTATTGTCGACGATGAGCGGGATGCCATGCCGCTCGGCGATACGCGCCACGGCCTCGAAGTCGATGATGTTGATGTCGGGATTGCCGATGGTCTCGACGAAGAGCGCGCGGGTCCGCTCATTGATGGCGCGCTCGAAATTGCCGGTATCGGCGGGATCGACGAGGATCGTCTTGACGCCGTGCTTCGGCAGCGTGTTCTGAAACAGGTTGAACGAACCGCCGTAAAGCGTCTTCGCGGCGACGATCTCGTGGCCCGCATGGGTGATGTTGAGGATGGAATAGGCCGTCGCAGCCGAGCCGGAGGCGACCGAAAGCGCGCCCGTGCCTCCCTCCAGCGCCGCGATACGGTTTTCGAGCACTTCGTTCGTCGGATTGGTGATGCGCGTGTAGTCGAAGCCGAATTCCTCGACCGAACTGATGGCTTTCGCCGCCGCGAAGTCCTTGAAAACAAAGGACGTCGTCTGATAGATAGGCACCGCCCGCGCGCCGGTTGCCGGATCGGGCGTCTGGCCCGCGTGAAGCTGTTGCGTGGCAAAGCCGAATTGGCGCTCGCTCATACGTCCTCTCAGGAGAAATAGGTTTCGGGGTCGATGCGGTAGGGATCGAGGCTCGCGTCAGCGTCGATGCGAAGCGCGCTGTTGAAGACGTTGTTCACGATCATCAGCGCGCCGAACACGGTGAGGTCCACGATTTCGGCATTTGAAAAATGCGCCGCGACGCGGGCATAAAGCGCGTCGCCGATGCGGTTCGGATCTTTCGCAAGCTGCCAGCCGAAATCCCAGATCGCCTGATCGCGGGGCGCGAGGTTCAGGTTCTCCGGGTCTTCGCCCCAGCCGATGATCGCGCGTCGCATGAAGGTGGTGCAAAGCTCGCAGGCATTCGCGCGCGAGATGGCAAAGCAGAACAGCACCGCCTCGCGCTCGCCGAGGAACGGTTTCACGCGGTCGAACAGCTTGTACCATTCGAGCACGGCGTCGAGCGCGACGGGCGAATGCAGGAGCACCGCCTTCATGTTGGTGAGTGCATGGGTCTTGACGAGAACGTCGTGACGCCGCTGGATCTCGGGCGGCGCGGTTTCGAGGTCGACGGGTGGGATGCGGGACATGGCCTTTTCCTATGACTTTTTGGGTCGACAGACCTTCTCCACCGCATCGACGACGATGTCGGCGATCCGGGACAGGTCCGTGTCGGTGATGGTGAGAGGAGGCGCGAGGCAGATCGTGTCGTTCACGATGCGTGTGTAAAGGCCGCGAGCCAGGAGTTCGGCGCGCAGCCGCGATGCGAGATTGAATTCGGGTGCGAAGCGCGCCCGCGTGCGCCGGTCCGCGACCAGTTCCACGCCCGCGAGAAGGCCGAGGCCGCGCACTTCGCCAACATGCGGATGCCAGCCGAGAGCCTCGCGCAGACGGCCGAGCAGAGCCCCCCCTTGCCCGGCCGCCCGCTCGACGAGGCGCTCCTCGCCGATGATGCGCAAGGTCTCAAGCGCGACCGCGCAGGCCACAGGATGCGCGGAAGCCGTGAAGCCGTGCCACCACCGCTGGTCAGGTTCCGCGGTGTCGAGCGCATCCTTGATGCGCGCGCTGATGCCGATGCCGCCGAGCGGCACATATCCGCTGGTTATGCCCTTGGCGAATTGCACGACGTCGGGAGCGATGCCCCAGTGTTCGAGGGCGAACCATTTGCCCGTGCGGCCGAAGCCGGTGATCACCTCATCGGCGATGAACAGCACGTCGTGGCGGGAACAGATTTCGCGGATGCGCTCGAAATAGCCGTCCGGCGGCACGATGACGCCGCCCCCGCCGCCCTGTACCGGCTCCGCGATGAAGGCTGCAACCGTTTCCGGCCCTTCGCGAAGGATCGCAGCTTCGAGCAGATCCGCTGCCGCGTCGCCGTCGCCGTCGAAGCGATAGGGATAGGGCGAAGGGATATGGACAAAGCCCCGTTCTCGTGGGCCGAAACCCGCCGTGAATTCCTCCACGCCGGTGGCGCTCGCCGCGCCAATCGTCGAGCCGTGGTAGGACCACTCGCGCGCGATGATCTTCGTTTTCGCGGGCTTGCCCTCCTTCCGCCAGAACCAGCGCACGGTGCGGATGGCGGTGTCCGTCGCCTCGCTGCCGCTCGTCGTGAAGAAGAACGCCTCGATGCCGGTGGGCGCGATCTTCCTGAGCTGCTCGGCGAGCCGGATGGCCGGTTCGTGCGTGGCACCTGAATAGGCCGTAGCAAAGGCGAGCGTGGAAAGCTGGCGCGAAGCCGCTTCCACGAGTTCCCAGCGCCCATGACCAAGATGGACGTTCCACATGCCGGAGAGGCCGTCGAGATAGGCCCGCCCCTCGGTGTCGTAAAGTGTCGATCCTTCCCCTCTGCTCCAGATGATGGGGCTTTGCTGTTCGGACGGATGATGCTGGGGATGCAGAAGGTGGAGGCGGTCAGCCCCCACCCACGCGGCCGCTGTCGCGGGCCTTTTTCTTGCGCTCTCGGACATGCAGCGGCTATTCGGCGGCCGCCGCCGGAGCCGCAGCGTCGGCTAGATCCTTCTGGATGACCTCCAGCACGGCGGGCGAGCGCCACCTGAGAACGATGAACTGAAGCGCACCGATCAGCAGAAGTCCGAGGAAGACATAGGGCAGGATGTTGAGCGGGTAGTCCGGCACCGGATAAAGCACGCCGAGGACCGGCAATGTCAGGAGCAGGATCGACAGCACCGAAACCAACACATGATGGAAGCGGAGTTCACCGCGCGACCACAGGAACACCGGCGCTGCGATGGCGACGAGAATGTAAGTGGTGAGGAAGCCCAGCGTCGCGATCGTACCGAGATACGCAAACACGTCGAGCAGCCCGATACCCGCAGCGATCAGCGGCAGGGCAAGCAGCGCGGCGATGGCCGCCGAGATCGCCACGGCCACATGCGGCGTCGCGTGCGTTTCATGGGCGTCTCCCGCGCGGTTGAAGATGATGCCGTGACGCGAGAGCGAGTAGATGATGCGCGCGCCCGCGTTGATGCTGCCAAGCGCCGACGCAAAGAAGCTTGCCGCCACGCCCGCCGCGATCAGGAGGCCGAGCGGTTCGAGCCCAACGGTCGTTGCAAGAACGGACAGCGGCGCGTCGACCTTGTCGAGCCCGGTTGCGGCGCCCTGGAACGAGGCCACGAGCACGTAGCCCGTGAAGACGAAGAAGAGGCCGACGGAGAGGACCGTAACGATCACCGCGCGCGGAATGACGCGCAGCGGGTTCTTTGCCTCATGGCCGAGCACAGTTGCGCCCTCGAAGCCCACGAAGCTGAAAAAGGCGAGCACAAGGCCGAGCCGCACCTGGTCCGCCGTCACGCCATCGAGGCGAAGCTGAGCGGTATCGACGGGATTCGGCGCGCGGACGAGCCAGAGGATCGAGATCGCGAGGATGGCTATGACCGTGACGGCTTCGAGCGTGAGCGTGAGACGCGTGGACAGCTTGATGCTTCGCCATGCCACGTAGAAAGCAATCGCGACCAGAACGGCGGCGATTGCAACCGATGCGATGCGATCTGCGAAGGGGCCGAAAACGGAGTGCAGCACCACAAGGGCGTAATTCACCCCGCCCGCAACGACCGCGCCCGCAGTAAAGAGATAGGCGATGACGAGAGCCCAACCGGTGATGCTGCCCCAGAAGGCGCCAAGGCCCTGCCCCGCAAAGGTGTAGAGAGCGCCGGGCGATGCCGAGCGGCGGGAAAACGCAGTGATGTTGAACGACAGAAGCAGCAACGCGAGCGTTGCGAAAAGATAGCCGAGCCAGAGCGCGTTGCCAGCGGTCGCGAAGACGCCGAGAAACACGAAGGCCGGTGTGCCGGATGGCGCAATGATGCCGATGGCCTGAGCGACGACATCGAGAAAGGACAGGTGATCGCGCTTGAGCGACCCGCGAGGCGCGTGGGAGTCCGTAGACATGGTTCCATGCTCCGTTGACGGCAGAGAAAATTGTGCGGGGAATGGCCCCTTCCACGAGGCCCGGCGGCAGCGCTTACGCTACCGCCCCACTACACGGGTCTGCTGCTCCGGCAACGGCGGGCAGAAAGAGGGCGAAGCCGGCAAAGCCGCTCACTTCCCTCCATGGCAATGCGTAAGACATGCGCAAGGCTCCGCCCGA comes from the Rhodomicrobium lacus genome and includes:
- a CDS encoding APC family permease; this translates as MSTDSHAPRGSLKRDHLSFLDVVAQAIGIIAPSGTPAFVFLGVFATAGNALWLGYLFATLALLLLSFNITAFSRRSASPGALYTFAGQGLGAFWGSITGWALVIAYLFTAGAVVAGGVNYALVVLHSVFGPFADRIASVAIAAVLVAIAFYVAWRSIKLSTRLTLTLEAVTVIAILAISILWLVRAPNPVDTAQLRLDGVTADQVRLGLVLAFFSFVGFEGATVLGHEAKNPLRVIPRAVIVTVLSVGLFFVFTGYVLVASFQGAATGLDKVDAPLSVLATTVGLEPLGLLIAAGVAASFFASALGSINAGARIIYSLSRHGIIFNRAGDAHETHATPHVAVAISAAIAALLALPLIAAGIGLLDVFAYLGTIATLGFLTTYILVAIAAPVFLWSRGELRFHHVLVSVLSILLLTLPVLGVLYPVPDYPLNILPYVFLGLLLIGALQFIVLRWRSPAVLEVIQKDLADAAAPAAAAE
- a CDS encoding aspartate aminotransferase family protein, with the protein product MSESARKRPATAAAWVGADRLHLLHPQHHPSEQQSPIIWSRGEGSTLYDTEGRAYLDGLSGMWNVHLGHGRWELVEAASRQLSTLAFATAYSGATHEPAIRLAEQLRKIAPTGIEAFFFTTSGSEATDTAIRTVRWFWRKEGKPAKTKIIAREWSYHGSTIGAASATGVEEFTAGFGPRERGFVHIPSPYPYRFDGDGDAAADLLEAAILREGPETVAAFIAEPVQGGGGGVIVPPDGYFERIREICSRHDVLFIADEVITGFGRTGKWFALEHWGIAPDVVQFAKGITSGYVPLGGIGISARIKDALDTAEPDQRWWHGFTASAHPVACAVALETLRIIGEERLVERAAGQGGALLGRLREALGWHPHVGEVRGLGLLAGVELVADRRTRARFAPEFNLASRLRAELLARGLYTRIVNDTICLAPPLTITDTDLSRIADIVVDAVEKVCRPKKS
- a CDS encoding O-acetylhomoserine aminocarboxypropyltransferase/cysteine synthase family protein, producing MSERQFGFATQQLHAGQTPDPATGARAVPIYQTTSFVFKDFAAAKAISSVEEFGFDYTRITNPTNEVLENRIAALEGGTGALSVASGSAATAYSILNITHAGHEIVAAKTLYGGSFNLFQNTLPKHGVKTILVDPADTGNFERAINERTRALFVETIGNPDINIIDFEAVARIAERHGIPLIVDNTFATPYLFRPFDHGANISVHSATKFIGGHGTSIGGLIVDGGNFNWANGKFPDFTTPDPAYSGFVHWDKWGNYPGVGNIAYIIKARLHYLRDLGASLSPFNAFLFLQGLETLSFRLERQIGNAQAIAEWLEANEEVEWVNYPGLRSSSHYELARKYLPKGPGSILTFGVKGGFERAKKLIEAVKIFSFLANVGDSKSLIVHPGTVTHGQLTEEEQLLAGVKPNQIRLSVGTEDVDDLIWDLEQAFAASRA
- a CDS encoding carboxymuconolactone decarboxylase family protein; this translates as MSRIPPVDLETAPPEIQRRHDVLVKTHALTNMKAVLLHSPVALDAVLEWYKLFDRVKPFLGEREAVLFCFAISRANACELCTTFMRRAIIGWGEDPENLNLAPRDQAIWDFGWQLAKDPNRIGDALYARVAAHFSNAEIVDLTVFGALMIVNNVFNSALRIDADASLDPYRIDPETYFS